TGGTATTTGTTCCTGTCAAAACTCATAAAGATACGATCCCCGGCTTTCAGGTCCATACGCTCCTCCGTGAGAACTTTCAATATGCTGTTTCCCACTTTTATGTTGTAAATCACTTCCCTACCGAGAGGTTCGAGGACATAAACCTCAGCAGGTATTGAATCCTCAGTCTTTTTAAGACTGAGTTTTATATGCTCCGGTCTCACACCAAGCTTTAGCTTTTTCTCAACGAGCTTCGCCATAATCTCTCTCCTTTGAGGTAATGTCTTGAACTTGAAGTTTTCGTCCTGGAGGTAAAATTCACCATTGTAGTTCTTAACTTCCACGTTCAGGATGTTCATAGCGGGGGTACCAACGAATGTGGCTACGAAGACATTTGACGGGTAGTTATAAATATTATCAGCGGTATCATATTGTTGTATCCTACCCATTGAAAACACAGCGATACGGTTAGCCATGGTCATAGCTTCTATTTGATCGTGGGTCACGTACACTGTAGTAATACCGAGATCATTCTGGAGCTTCTTTATCTCAGCTCTCATATACGACCTGAGAGCGGCATCGAGATTAGAAAGGGGTTCATCAAAGAGTAGTATTTTTGGCCTTTTTACCAGAGCACGGGCGATGGCCACACGCTGTTGCTGTCCACCGGAAATCTGGAAAGGCCTTCTGTCCAGTAGTTTTCCTATGTCAAGATTTTTCGTGACTTCTCGAACACGTCTGTCTATCTCATCTTTCTTCATTTTTTGTGCTCTCAAGGGGAATGCGATGTTATCGTACAGGTTCATATGCGGGTATAGAGCATAACTCTGAAATACCATTCCTATTCCCCTGTCTTTTGGAGGGACATTGTTCATCAGTTGATCGTCGAAATATATCTCACCAGCCGTAGGCTTATAAATCCCAGCAATCATGAGCAGCGTGGTGGTCTTTCCACAACCCGAAGGACCAAGGAGAACTGTGAATTCCCCATCCTTTATCTCAAGATTTATGCTGTCTACAGCTTTCACATTCTTGAAATGCTTGCTAAGGTTTTTTAGAAGAATTCTCGCCATTGTCTCACTCCTTATCCTTTTGTTCCGGTTATATTAACCTGCAACAGATATTTGTTGGCGAAGAAATAGAACATGAGAGTTGGAAGCATGTAGAACAGACTTATAGATGTTAACAGTCCATAATCAACAAACCTGAAATCACCTATAACTCCCTTAATATACCTCGAAAGGGTCCAGGTTTGCTGATCGAGAATAAATGTGTTGATAAATATGAACTCGCTCCAACCCGAGAGAAATCCAAAAATAGCTGTAACAGCCATTCCAGGCCTGACCAGCGGCAATATCACTTTGAAAAACACCTGTATTCTGGAATAACCATCAACAGTACCTGCCCATTCGATTTCCCATGGAAGCTGGTCATAAAATCCTTTCATAATCCAAGCGCCCCACGGGATTTCAAGGGCAACCTTCAAAAGAATAATTCCCCATAAACTGTTTATGAGATTCATCGTTCTCAATACATAATAAACAGCCACCAAAAGGGAAACAGATGGGAACGAATGGAGCACAAGGATTGTCAGCAACATGGTCTTTCTTCCACGGAATTTGTACCTTGAAAGGGCATAGCCTGCAAAACTTGTAATGAATAATTCTAAAACCATTACCATTACAGCAACTATAAAAGTATTTAGAGTTACCTGCCATATATTGGGATACCCTCTGACGGAATGGATAAGGAATTTCCAGTGTTCCAATGTCAATTTCGTGGGAATTATTCCGTATTTCATTTCTACTGCGAAAGAATTGAGCACGAGCCAGAGGTAACTTAAAATTATGGGGAGACTAATAACAAACAATATGATAATTATGATTGTGTTCGTTATTTTTTCACCGTGCCTTTGAAAAAAGCTGAGCTTATATTCTCTACTTTCCATCATGCATCGACCTCTATTCTTGGTTCTTGAATCATTTCTCTAAACTTGAAGACTTTAAGGTATATAAGTGAAGCAACCAGCCCTATTATTACAAGGACAAGGGATAGTGAAGCACCAAATCCAAATCTGAAATTCTCAAAAGCATTGTGATACGTATACAATGCCCACACTTCCGTTGAAAATACCGGTCCTCCATCTGTAATGATGAGAATATACTCAAAGGAAGTGAGAAGTGAAAGTGTCTGATAGGCTGTTGTAAAAAGAACTTGCCACTTCAAAAGAGGAAGTATCACCTTCCTCACTTTGAAGAACCAGCCAGCACCATCAACACTGGCAGCATATAGATAATCCCGTGGAATGGATTTTATCGCTGAGGTGAAGAGAATCATACCAAAGGAAGCACCAACAAAACCATTTGCGAGGACGATAACAGCCATTGGATGTTGCGACAAAAAATCCATAGGTTCGACATTTCCAAAGAGTAGTTCCCTTAAGCTATTCAGCAAACCAAAGCGGGTGGAATCGAATATCCACAACCACAGGAGGCCATAAACCACGGAAGGAGTCAATCTAGGAAGCATCCAGATGAGCCGGAAAAATGTTCCGGAACGTTCCGAAATACTGGTGGTTAACAGCGACAAAAGCAGAGCAAGTCCAACATTGAAAAAGGCAAGGGTAAATCCTACATAGATCAGCGTGTTCTTAATTACCATTCCTATGAGAAAATCATGGGCCATATCAATAAAGTTCTGAAAGCCCACAAAATCCCAATTAAATCTGTAATCCATTTCTGTTAAAGATAGGATTACCGTTAAAACAGCCGGTGCCAGGAAAAATATCAAAACTAGTATCACACCTGGACCAAGGAATAAAGAAAGAGCTATAATCGTTTTTTTGCTATGTTTTGCTTTTGATATGTCTGTTGTCTTCGATTTCACTTACCGAGGCCCCCTTCGTTAAAGTGAAAGCCTCCGCACAATTTATGCGGAGGCTTAAACTGCTTACTTGATAATGACGTCATCTTTAAGCTGTTGCTTCAACCTCTTGGCAGCAAATTTGACCGCGAAATCAGGAGTCATCTTCCCGGACTCGAGACCGGTCATGGTGTCAAAGATTATTCTGTTGTATTCATTGAACCTGTCATTATTAGGAACAAAGGACGCCTGGGGTAATAACATCGCGGCGGCTTTTTTCGAAAAAGCATCAGCTGCATACATCGGTACAGAAAGTTCTTCGTACCTGATGGCAAGATGTCCACTTTCAACCGCGTGTTTGGCATTGAGATATGGATCAGAAGCGAAGAGTAACAGTAGTGTGGCGAGTTCTGGATATTTCGATTTGGAAGTTACCATGTAGACTACAGGATGGGAAAGGGTGTTTCCAGGGACTCCCTTATATGCGGAGGGAGTCAGTGTGAAGGTCAGCAGGTTATCGATTTCTTCCTCTGAATAGCCAAACATATTGATCCATTCCGCCCTGTTCCACGTACCACCCATGAGAGCAAGAACCTCTCCTTGTGGACCTGCAAAACTCTTGTGGATATTGTTCCATTCGGTTCCTATTAGATTCTTCGGGGTCACTTTGTAAGTATTCGTCAGGTCATAGATGAATTGGAACACTTTCTTTGCGCCTTCGGTGTCAAAGACGAGTTTTCCAGCTTCGGGATCGTATATAGGCACTTCAAAAGATTTGAAGAGCTGGAAGTAGTCAACACCCATTTTGGGTCTGTGCCAGAGCCCCCACTTGACAACGCCGGCCTTTATCGCTTCCTGACCAAGCTTTACAAGGTCATAAAGGGTGTATTCACCGGTAGCGAATTTATTCATCATATCGGCGATTTCTTCTTCAGTGTATCCCATTTCCTTGAGCTTATCTTTTCTTACCCAAAGTGGCCTTGCTTCTGTATCCTGGGGGATAGCATAGATTTTCCCATTGAACTTGGTAGCTTCCCAAAGCGCAGGGAAGAAATCTTTAAATCCAAGGTCCCAGTACTTCTCAACATATTCATCGATTGGCCGGACATAACCGGCTTTTGCCCACATGCCAAGATCGTCGTGCCCGGAAGTGATAATGTCGAGCTGTTGGTCTTTTGTCTGGAAAGCGATGAGAGCTCTCTGCTTATACGAACTCCAGTCTGTGGAATCAAAATAGGCTTCGACTTCGACCCTTATATCGGCCCCAGCAGCTTCAAGAACAGTATTCAGCATTTCTGCTGCTCTCTCGAGGTTCAATTTCCTGTTAATAGACGGGTCGTCAGGTCCTACTGCCCAGGCGACAAGCTTAATGGTCTGAACCGCAAATAACGAAGACAGCACAAAAAGCGAAAGTAATGCAAAGATAAGTACGCGTTTCATAAAAACCCCTCCCTTTTTAAAGTGTTGGCCAATTAGGAAGTATTGGCCAAAGGCCGAATTTATCTAAATTGAGTGCTTTCCCTTATGAGAACTTTGGTGAATAATGAAATCTGCACCGGGCTGATGTCTTCTTTGTTCAAAAGGTCAAACAATCGTTTCGCAGCTAGAGAGCCCATCTCTTCTTTAGGAACATGTACGGTCGTCAATGGTGGTTGACAGCTTATGGATGACATGATGTTGTCAAAGCCAAGAACCCCCAGGTCTTCAGGTACTTTTTTCCCCAGTTCTCTGAGATACTCGATAGTTTCAATCGCATAGCGGTCCTCAAAAACAGCGATCAGTTCAGCATCTTTGTTATCATTTAGAATCCTTTTCAGGAGTAACTTCAAGTCCTGACCTTCTTCAAAGTCATAGACTATTGGAAGTAATCCCTTTTCATTCATCGCTCTCCTGTAACCAATCATTCTCTGCTCATAACTGAAGTGTTTCGCTGTGTTGTGAATGTACGCTATCCTTCGATAGCCTTTTTCCAGAAATGCCTTTATCAGCTTGTACTCACCATCGAAACCATTCGAAATTACACAGTCTACATCATATCCTGAGATAAATTGATCAACAAGAACAAAAGGCTTCCCAATCTTCTGAAATTTTTCGATGATTTCTTCTGAAATTCCACCGCCGACCAATAAGAAGCCGTCTTTGGCCTCGATTCCATCCCTTTCGTTCATCATGCTGAAAGGGAAAATGGAATAATTGCATTTCTTGCGTGAGAAATAGTCCTGAATGCCTTCAAAGACTTTAACGTAAAACTGATATTCAGAACTCTCGATTCCTTTAAATACTTCATCTGGACAACCAATACCTATTTCATAGAATCGTTTCTTGGCGAGATTTTTCGCAAAGACATCGGGTTTGTAATTGAGAGATTCGATGGCCATCAGTACTCTCTGCCTTGTTTTCTCCGAGACATTAGGGCTACCATTTATGACACGTGAGACAGTGGCAGTAGATACATTGGCAATTCTTGCAACGTCTTTTGTTCGAATTTTCAAACCATAACCCTCCTCAGTTAAAATGACCATATCCTATTTTCTCACAGTAACTCTCTCATACAAAACCCGAATAAACACAGAAACACAGAATTAACGATGATTATTCAGGATTATGTCAAATAACAGCAGAGCATTATGTAATCGCATACATAAACAAGATAAATTCAATCTTCACAAGCCAAAATAGTTTGAGCTTAATTTCACATAGTTTGGAATCGTTTATAAATATGCTTCACAAATTTATTTTTGATGTAAGCGCATACATTCTAAAACAAGTAGATCTCTTAATATCATCAATCCAGAGGCGGAGCGATAATTCGAATCAGGTCTTCAGCGGTAACTTCGTCCCTGGATACGTCCGCAACTTTTTCGCCATGGTCGAGTACCACAAATCTTGATGCAACTCTATACACATGATAGATATTGTGTGCCACCAGAACGACCGATATACCCCTCTTACTGACTTCTTCAATCAGACTCAGTATCGCTTCAGTCTCGCGTACTGAAACAGCGGCAGTAGGTTCGTCAAGGATCAATAGCTTTGCCCCAAAGTGGACCCCCCGTCCCACTGCAACAGTCTGCCTTTGACCTCCAGAAAGAAAAGCCACCGCTTGATCTACTGACGGGATTTCAATCCCCAGGCCTCTCAATCCCTGGCGGGATACTTTTCTCATTTTCGATTTATCGAGGACCTTAATTGGTCCAACTTTTTTGCAGATTTCACGTCCAAGAAAGAAATTTCGCCATACCGGCATCAAACCGACGAGAGCAAGGTCCTGATAAACAACCTCGATTCCCGCTTCGTGGGAATCGCGGGGGGTATTAAATTTGACCTCTTTTCCATCAAAAAATATTTGCCCTTCGTCATGATGATAATATCCGGCTATGATCTTTATCAATGTGGACTTTCCTGCTCCATTATCACCTAATAGTCCAACGACTTCTCCCTCTTCAACCCTGAAATCAACGCCTTTTAGTGCCTCAACCGCTCCAAAGCTTTTCTTAATACCTCGAGCTTCCAGTAAACTCATCATTACACCTCCACCCTGTTATTCTCCAACCAGCTTTTTCTTGATCTTGATATTGCTTAGGGCAGCTGCAATGAGTATTATCCCGACGAAAGCTTGATACCAGTAAGCTGGAGCTCCTATAAGAATCAACCCATTGTTAAGAGAAGCGAGAATTATACTTCCCAAAAAGGCACCAAAGGCGCTTCCGTATCCTCCTGTCATGAGTGTACCGCCTATAACAGCAGCCGTAATAGCCTGAAGCTCCATTTCTATGCCAAGAGAAGGATCTACAATGCGAAACCTTGCAAAAGTGGCTATACCTGCAAGCCCTGCCATAAGACCGCTTATCATGAATGTTGAGGTCTTTATCTTCCAGGATTCGACACCCATAGCATCTGCAACGTTTGGATTTCCCCCGCTGGCAGATATCCAGTTTCCATAGCGTGTCCAGTCAAGAATGAAATAAAAGAGGAAGGTAAATCCGAGAAACCACAGACTCGACCAGCGCATGTTCGGACCAAAGCGACCGCCAAAAATCTCAGCGATAAGCTTCCCGCTAGAAGGAAGTATTATCGGAAATCCTCCAGTTACGGCCAGAACTACACCACGCCAAAACCACTGAGTACCCAGTGTTGTGATGAAGGACGGAATGCGCCCCTTCGTTGTCACCACACCATTGACAATCCCCTGACCCGCGGCAAAGGCTAAAGCAATGACCACAGCTAAAATGGCAGGAATTCCATTTTTTGCGAGCAAAGCAAAGATTATCGGTGTGAGGGCAAAAATCGAACCGACACTGAGGTCGAACTCCCCAGATATCATAACCAGATTTATTCCCATGGTAACTATTCCAAGCTCAGCTGCAACAGTTGATATGGTGACAAGGTTCCCCAGCGATAAAAACTGTGGGTTCATGACGCCAAAAATAGCAAAAATCGCGACAAGCGAAATGACTCCACCGACTTCTTTGAAATTCAACAGTCTGAGTAATAGCGAACCATTGTTGTTTGCCGCCACTCAATTTACCTCCTTTTCCCCGGCATAAATATAGAATGGGGGAAGGAAGTGTTTTCCTTCCCCCGAAAAGAATCAGCGGTAGCCTTCTTTTACGCTCTGGACTACAGGTTCGAGGTTGTCCTTCGTGATTATGAAAGGACCTGTGAGCACGTCACCAATGGGAGTGAGACCATACTTCTTGTAGAAGTAAAGGAATTCCACCGCAAGGTATCCCTGCAGATACTGCTGCTGATCGACGGTGTATAGTACTTTACCTTCCCTTATCCATTCGAGCATCTCTTCTGTGAGGTCGAAGCCACTGACCTTAACCTTTCCTAGAAGTCCCATGTCTTCCACCACTGTTACAGCAGGAAGTGTACCAATGGGGCCAAGGGTGAATATCATGTCCGTGTCGGGATGTTTTCTCAGGTACCCTTCAAGGACAGCGACACCCTTCGCCGGGTCAACGGTTATGTTTAACTTCTCAACAGGGATGCCCTTTTCACTCAGGACATCGATTATACCCTTTGCACGCATTTCAAGGCCAGCATGTCCAACCTCATGGATAGCGATAACAGCGCGTTTTGGAGTGAACTGGGATAGAACGTACATAGCACCGTTGTATCCGCCGAGGTATTCGTTGTTGCCTATGTAAGCAAGGTATGGTATCTTATCGAGGCCTGTTCTGGGATCGGGAACGTTAATGGCGATGACCGGAATTCCAGAAGCAATGGCTCTCTTGAGAGGTTCATCGACGGCGTTGGCATCAGTAATCGTAACTATTAACCCATCGGGTTTTGCGGAGATAGCAGCGTTCAGGTTATTGACAAATGTTTGAAGAGAGTACTTAACCGGACCAAGATACGTTGCGTTTACACCGTATTTTTCGGCTGCGTCGTTCATCCCCTTCATTACGATTCCCCAGAAAGGATCAGCTGGTCCACCATGGGAAACCAGATAAAAATTGTACTCTGCCAGTAGGAGACTTGAACTAAGAACCAGTAACAGCACTACAAGAAACTTTTTCATGCAACACCCTCCCTTTAAAATATTTTGGATTCTACAAGAAAAATTCCCCGTTTAGTTCCTGCCTTTCACCCCCTTTTTAGATAATCAGCGGGGCAAAGAAATGTCCCCGTCTATGATTTGCTCCAGTTCTTTACTTTCCGGGCTGACTTTTGCTACCCCTGAATCAATGGCAGCTTTTGCCACTGCCATAGCCACAGCCTTGCCTACACCCGGATCAAAAGCTCTCGGAATGATTCTGCTCTCGCATACTTCGGATTCATCGAGGAATCCCGCTAGAGCATCCACCGCAGCAAGCTTCATTTCATCATTTATATCCTTCGCTCTTACAGATAGTGCACCGCGAAAGAGCCCTGGGAATACGAGCACGTTGTTTATCTGGTTATCGAAATCGGATCTTCCGGTGGCCACAATTTTCGCTCCCGCCTCTTTAGCTTCATCGGGGTATATCTCTGGAATGGGATTAGCTACGGCAAAGATTACCGGGTCTTTCGCCATGGACCTGACCATATCCTGCGTCACAAGACCGCCTACAGAGGTACCAATGAATACGTCTGCTCCTTTCATGGCGTCTTCAAGGCTGCCTGTTAATCCTTCAGGATTGATCAGCGAAGCTATCTCCTCGTGGAAGGGATTCAATAGCGTTTCCGGGTGATTCTTGTTTAAGATACCGTTTCTGTCACAGGCCACGATGTTCCTGACGCCGGCTGCAAGGAGCATTTTTATAACAGCTCCACCGGCAGCTCCTACACCGACTGTTGCCACTTTGATTTCATTGAGTCTCTTGCCGATGATCTTCAATGCATTCTTCAACGCAGCAAGGATAATAATAGCTGCTCCATGCTGGTCATCGTGAAAAACGGGTATGTTCAGGCGTTTTCTCAATTCAGTTTCGATATAAAAGCACTGTGGTGAAGCGATATCCTCGAGATTTATTCCCCCAAAGGTCGGACTGATCGTTTCCACAAATTCCACAATTTTTTCAGGATCTTGAGTGTTGATACAGAGTGGATAGGCATCAACATTCGCAAATTCCTTGAAGAGCACTGCCTTTCCTTCCATGACCGGTAAAGCTGCTTCCGGTCCGATGTTTCCGAGTCCCAGCACTGCAGAACCGTCAGAGACGATCGCAACGGCGTTCCAACGGTTGGTGTATGTGAAAACTTCTTCAGGCTTTTCGTGAATCAGTTTTGATACGTCTGCAACACCGGGGGTGTATGCAAGGGAGAGCATCTTCTGATTGTTAACCGGTATCCTGCTCTTCACTTCAAGCTTTCCACGAAATTTCTTGTGCAGTTCGAGAGCTTCATTGTTCATATCGATACCTCCTATCAGAGCAGTTCAGCTATTCTCACCGGGCGATTTTCCCTGGCGGAAACATCGGCGGCTCGAGCTATAAGAATTGAGCGATAACCAGCTTCCACGCCAACAGAAACGGGCTTCTCTTCCAGAACACTTTCTACAAAGGCTTCTATTTCGTTAGCGAATGATTTCATATAGCGTTGAGGGAAGTAATACAGAGGCTTGTCAGTACAAACCGCTTCCTCCGTGCTCATGATGACGTTGGTCTCTCTGTCATTCTCGGCGCGTGCGCTTCCTTTTGAACCGAAGACTTCCACTCTCTGATCATAGCCGTATACAGCCTTTCTGCTGACATCGATCACACAGATCGCTCCATTTTCCATTTTGAGCATGGCGTAGGCGGTATCGAAGTCTCCCGCTTCGCCGATTCTTGGGTCGAGAAGTACACTTCCGCCTGCATAGACCTCGACTACTTCCGATCCGGTGAGAAATCTTGCGGTATCAAACTCGTGGATCATGAAATCGAAGAAGATGCCGCCAGATTTTTTCACGAATTCGATATCCGGTAAGTGAGGATCTCTTGAGGTGGTTCTGATCAGATGAACTTCACCCAGTTTGCCCGAATCGATAAAACTCTTAATCTTCCTGAAGTTGTGATCGAAGCGCCTGTTGAAAGCGATTTGTATTTTCACACTGACATTGGAAAGTGTTTCAAAAAGTTCTTTTGCCGTTTCGAGATCATGAGCTAGAGGTTTTTCCATAAAAACATGTTTTCCAGCCTTTACCGCCTCTTTTAGCATCTCACCGTGGAGCGTTGTTGGGGAAGCAATAACAACAGCATCGATTTCTGGATCTTTCAGAGGAATGTGCCAGTCAGCTACAATTTCAAAATCTCCCAGATTCCTTCCCCATTCTTCCGTCTCTTCGACACGTGGATCTGCCAATATTTTGACTTCAGCTTCAGGTACATGTTGAACGAGGTTTGTGGTGTGAATTCTTCCCAGTCTTCCGAGACCAATAACACCTATCTTCAAACGATTCACAAAATCAGCCCCTATCCCTTAAAGGACTTCCTCAATTTTTACCGGTCGGTTTTCTCTGGCAGAAATCGTGGCAGCCCTAGCGATAACTATGGCCATCAGACCATCATGACCAGATACCGGGATTTTTCTCCCGTAAAGCAGGGCATCGACAAAATCATGCATTTCATCTTCAAAAGACTGCATATATCTCTCCAGGAAAAAATAGAGTGGTTTGTCGCTTGCAACGCATTCTTCGTTGCTGAAGATAACATTTGTCTCGGTGTCATTTTCCGCTCGTGCACAGCCCTTGGAACCAAATACTTCCACTCTCTGATCATAACCATAAGCGGCTTTTCTGCTGTTGTCGATTATGCAGGTCGCACCATTGCGGAATTTCAGAATTGTCGCTGTCGTGTCGAAGTCACCCGCTTTGCCTATTTTAGGATCTATGAGTACACTTCCAGAGGCGTAAACTTCAACGACTTCGTCTCCAACAAGGTAACGGGCCATATCAAAATCGTGAATTGTCATGTCCATGAATATGCCGCCGGAGACTTTCACGTATTCAATCGGTGGCGGTGCAGGATCGCGAGAGGTGATATTCACTACATGAACATCTCCTATTTTCCCTTCTTCGACCATCGAGCGAATTTTTCTGAAATTGTGGTCAAACCTTCGGTTAAAACCTATCTGAAGTTTGACGCCTTCTTCTTTCACAACTTCAAGGGCTTTCTTCGTCTTTTCGAGGTCCATGTCTATGGGTTTTTCACAGAAGATGTCCTTCTTTGCTCTGGCAGAAGCGATTATCAAGTCCGCGTGGGTATTTGTGGGCGAACAGATGATAATCGCATCGATTTCAGGGTCATTTATGACTTGCATGGGATCGGTTACGATGCGTTCTATTCCAAGAGATCGTGCCCATTCTTTGGTCTCTTCATAGCGTGGGTCACAGATCACTGTAACTTCCGCTTTTTCAACCTTCTGAACCAGGTTCTTTGTGTGAATTCTTCCAATCCTGCCAGCTCCTATAACACCTACCCTGACTTTTTTACCCACCATTTTCATCACTCCTAAAATCCGAGAATCTCTCTGAGATAGGCTCGCGCCTTCTTCGCGTATTCAAGAGGAGGAGCGAGTTTTGGATCCTGTTCCGCTTCAACGACAATCCACCCCTTGTAATCAATGTCATCCAGCGCTTTCACAATCGGTGCAAAATCAATCATCCCGTCCCCGGGAACCGTGAAGACGCCCTGCTTTACCGAATAGAGAAAACTCCAATCCTCTTTAAAAGAGCGTTCCATGACGTCCTTGCGCAGATCTTTAAAATGTACATGTTTTATACGAGGACCATAATCTTTTATCATTCGTAGAGGATCTCCACCGGTAAAGACCAGATGACCTGTGTCAAGGAGGAGATAAACCAATTCAGGATCGGTGCTGTCCATAAGCCTTATGATCTCTTCGTATGTCTGAACACCTGTACCCATGTGGTGATGGAAAACTATTTTCATATCCTTCTCGACGGCCAGCTTTCCAAGCTGGTGGAGACCTTCAACCAGTTTCTTCCAGTCTTCGTCGGTAAAAACAGGTTTTTTGCTGTGTAGTGGAGTGTCCATGAGGCCCTGAATACTCTTGCCACTTTCAGAAACG
This genomic interval from Kosmotoga pacifica contains the following:
- a CDS encoding LacI family DNA-binding transcriptional regulator; this encodes MKIRTKDVARIANVSTATVSRVINGSPNVSEKTRQRVLMAIESLNYKPDVFAKNLAKKRFYEIGIGCPDEVFKGIESSEYQFYVKVFEGIQDYFSRKKCNYSIFPFSMMNERDGIEAKDGFLLVGGGISEEIIEKFQKIGKPFVLVDQFISGYDVDCVISNGFDGEYKLIKAFLEKGYRRIAYIHNTAKHFSYEQRMIGYRRAMNEKGLLPIVYDFEEGQDLKLLLKRILNDNKDAELIAVFEDRYAIETIEYLRELGKKVPEDLGVLGFDNIMSSISCQPPLTTVHVPKEEMGSLAAKRLFDLLNKEDISPVQISLFTKVLIRESTQFR
- a CDS encoding NAD(P)-dependent malic enzyme, yielding MNNEALELHKKFRGKLEVKSRIPVNNQKMLSLAYTPGVADVSKLIHEKPEEVFTYTNRWNAVAIVSDGSAVLGLGNIGPEAALPVMEGKAVLFKEFANVDAYPLCINTQDPEKIVEFVETISPTFGGINLEDIASPQCFYIETELRKRLNIPVFHDDQHGAAIIILAALKNALKIIGKRLNEIKVATVGVGAAGGAVIKMLLAAGVRNIVACDRNGILNKNHPETLLNPFHEEIASLINPEGLTGSLEDAMKGADVFIGTSVGGLVTQDMVRSMAKDPVIFAVANPIPEIYPDEAKEAGAKIVATGRSDFDNQINNVLVFPGLFRGALSVRAKDINDEMKLAAVDALAGFLDESEVCESRIIPRAFDPGVGKAVAMAVAKAAIDSGVAKVSPESKELEQIIDGDISLPR
- a CDS encoding ABC transporter permease, encoding MAANNNGSLLLRLLNFKEVGGVISLVAIFAIFGVMNPQFLSLGNLVTISTVAAELGIVTMGINLVMISGEFDLSVGSIFALTPIIFALLAKNGIPAILAVVIALAFAAGQGIVNGVVTTKGRIPSFITTLGTQWFWRGVVLAVTGGFPIILPSSGKLIAEIFGGRFGPNMRWSSLWFLGFTFLFYFILDWTRYGNWISASGGNPNVADAMGVESWKIKTSTFMISGLMAGLAGIATFARFRIVDPSLGIEMELQAITAAVIGGTLMTGGYGSAFGAFLGSIILASLNNGLILIGAPAYWYQAFVGIILIAAALSNIKIKKKLVGE
- a CDS encoding ABC transporter ATP-binding protein, with product MARILLKNLSKHFKNVKAVDSINLEIKDGEFTVLLGPSGCGKTTTLLMIAGIYKPTAGEIYFDDQLMNNVPPKDRGIGMVFQSYALYPHMNLYDNIAFPLRAQKMKKDEIDRRVREVTKNLDIGKLLDRRPFQISGGQQQRVAIARALVKRPKILLFDEPLSNLDAALRSYMRAEIKKLQNDLGITTVYVTHDQIEAMTMANRIAVFSMGRIQQYDTADNIYNYPSNVFVATFVGTPAMNILNVEVKNYNGEFYLQDENFKFKTLPQRREIMAKLVEKKLKLGVRPEHIKLSLKKTEDSIPAEVYVLEPLGREVIYNIKVGNSILKVLTEERMDLKAGDRIFMSFDRNKYHLFDADTGKAIDISLR
- a CDS encoding sugar ABC transporter substrate-binding protein, with protein sequence MKKFLVVLLLVLSSSLLLAEYNFYLVSHGGPADPFWGIVMKGMNDAAEKYGVNATYLGPVKYSLQTFVNNLNAAISAKPDGLIVTITDANAVDEPLKRAIASGIPVIAINVPDPRTGLDKIPYLAYIGNNEYLGGYNGAMYVLSQFTPKRAVIAIHEVGHAGLEMRAKGIIDVLSEKGIPVEKLNITVDPAKGVAVLEGYLRKHPDTDMIFTLGPIGTLPAVTVVEDMGLLGKVKVSGFDLTEEMLEWIREGKVLYTVDQQQYLQGYLAVEFLYFYKKYGLTPIGDVLTGPFIITKDNLEPVVQSVKEGYR
- a CDS encoding carbohydrate ABC transporter permease, with translation MIALSLFLGPGVILVLIFFLAPAVLTVILSLTEMDYRFNWDFVGFQNFIDMAHDFLIGMVIKNTLIYVGFTLAFFNVGLALLLSLLTTSISERSGTFFRLIWMLPRLTPSVVYGLLWLWIFDSTRFGLLNSLRELLFGNVEPMDFLSQHPMAVIVLANGFVGASFGMILFTSAIKSIPRDYLYAASVDGAGWFFKVRKVILPLLKWQVLFTTAYQTLSLLTSFEYILIITDGGPVFSTEVWALYTYHNAFENFRFGFGASLSLVLVIIGLVASLIYLKVFKFREMIQEPRIEVDA
- a CDS encoding ATP-binding cassette domain-containing protein, with the translated sequence MSLLEARGIKKSFGAVEALKGVDFRVEEGEVVGLLGDNGAGKSTLIKIIAGYYHHDEGQIFFDGKEVKFNTPRDSHEAGIEVVYQDLALVGLMPVWRNFFLGREICKKVGPIKVLDKSKMRKVSRQGLRGLGIEIPSVDQAVAFLSGGQRQTVAVGRGVHFGAKLLILDEPTAAVSVRETEAILSLIEEVSKRGISVVLVAHNIYHVYRVASRFVVLDHGEKVADVSRDEVTAEDLIRIIAPPLD
- a CDS encoding carbohydrate ABC transporter permease — translated: MMESREYKLSFFQRHGEKITNTIIIIILFVISLPIILSYLWLVLNSFAVEMKYGIIPTKLTLEHWKFLIHSVRGYPNIWQVTLNTFIVAVMVMVLELFITSFAGYALSRYKFRGRKTMLLTILVLHSFPSVSLLVAVYYVLRTMNLINSLWGIILLKVALEIPWGAWIMKGFYDQLPWEIEWAGTVDGYSRIQVFFKVILPLVRPGMAVTAIFGFLSGWSEFIFINTFILDQQTWTLSRYIKGVIGDFRFVDYGLLTSISLFYMLPTLMFYFFANKYLLQVNITGTKG
- a CDS encoding ABC transporter substrate-binding protein, yielding MKRVLIFALLSLFVLSSLFAVQTIKLVAWAVGPDDPSINRKLNLERAAEMLNTVLEAAGADIRVEVEAYFDSTDWSSYKQRALIAFQTKDQQLDIITSGHDDLGMWAKAGYVRPIDEYVEKYWDLGFKDFFPALWEATKFNGKIYAIPQDTEARPLWVRKDKLKEMGYTEEEIADMMNKFATGEYTLYDLVKLGQEAIKAGVVKWGLWHRPKMGVDYFQLFKSFEVPIYDPEAGKLVFDTEGAKKVFQFIYDLTNTYKVTPKNLIGTEWNNIHKSFAGPQGEVLALMGGTWNRAEWINMFGYSEEEIDNLLTFTLTPSAYKGVPGNTLSHPVVYMVTSKSKYPELATLLLLFASDPYLNAKHAVESGHLAIRYEELSVPMYAADAFSKKAAAMLLPQASFVPNNDRFNEYNRIIFDTMTGLESGKMTPDFAVKFAAKRLKQQLKDDVIIK